In Limosilactobacillus sp. WILCCON 0051, a single window of DNA contains:
- the brnQ gene encoding branched-chain amino acid transport system II carrier protein has translation MNTNKLTFRNALLIGSLIFGMLFGAGNLIFPVHLGQMAGAHWLSAAGGFLMSGVLLPLMALLAISITRSNGIYDLARPNGAWYALIFLILVHATLGPLFATPRTATVSYAIGIAPHLSASANTWGILIYSAAFFGLTYYFSTREGRITDTIGKMLNPLFLGLMFIIFFMAFISPMGHAGSAAITAAYRHASFTNGFLQGYNTMDCLAALAFGITVITAIKGLGIKRQRDISWATAKGGALGIFGIALIYIALIWLGATSLAHFKMADNGGTTLEQIANYYLGTAGDAILAVLATTTCMTSAMGLVVAFSQDFHRRFPKISYKAFLRFNCGLSFLVANLGLDQIIAWSTPILMFLYPLAITLIIMGIMSPLFKNDPLVYRITTGFTLIPAFFDMMNATPAILHNTAAVQAMISFAAKFFPFFSLGFGWLSFGIAGLALGLIIHFAKERLASPAISED, from the coding sequence ATGAATACGAATAAATTGACTTTCCGCAATGCTTTATTGATTGGATCATTAATTTTTGGGATGCTTTTTGGTGCCGGCAATCTGATCTTTCCAGTTCATTTGGGTCAGATGGCAGGGGCGCATTGGCTAAGCGCGGCTGGCGGCTTTTTGATGTCAGGAGTGCTCTTGCCGCTGATGGCGCTGCTGGCAATCAGTATTACGCGCTCCAACGGAATCTATGATCTGGCGCGTCCTAATGGTGCCTGGTATGCACTTATTTTTCTAATTTTGGTTCATGCAACGCTGGGACCTTTGTTTGCCACGCCACGGACGGCAACCGTTTCATATGCGATTGGCATTGCACCGCATCTTTCGGCCAGTGCCAACACCTGGGGAATCTTGATCTATTCAGCAGCTTTCTTTGGCCTGACGTACTACTTCTCTACACGTGAAGGACGAATTACTGATACGATCGGTAAAATGCTCAATCCGCTGTTTTTAGGCTTGATGTTTATCATTTTCTTTATGGCATTTATCAGCCCCATGGGACATGCTGGTTCAGCTGCCATCACGGCTGCTTATCGGCATGCTTCATTTACCAACGGCTTTTTGCAAGGCTACAACACGATGGACTGTCTGGCTGCTTTAGCATTTGGAATTACGGTTATTACGGCGATCAAGGGATTAGGGATCAAGCGTCAGCGCGACATCTCCTGGGCAACGGCTAAGGGAGGAGCTTTAGGTATCTTTGGCATTGCTCTGATCTACATTGCCTTGATCTGGCTTGGTGCTACCAGTCTGGCTCACTTTAAGATGGCTGATAACGGCGGGACGACTTTGGAACAGATTGCCAACTACTACTTGGGCACGGCAGGCGATGCAATCTTGGCAGTTTTGGCAACAACGACCTGCATGACCAGTGCAATGGGGCTGGTAGTTGCCTTTTCACAAGATTTTCACCGGCGTTTCCCTAAGATTTCCTACAAGGCATTCCTGCGCTTCAACTGCGGTCTCTCATTCTTAGTTGCCAATCTGGGCTTGGATCAGATTATTGCCTGGTCAACGCCAATCTTGATGTTCTTGTACCCATTGGCAATTACGCTGATCATCATGGGGATCATGTCGCCGCTCTTTAAAAATGATCCGCTGGTTTACCGCATCACGACTGGCTTTACGCTGATTCCGGCTTTCTTTGACATGATGAATGCAACACCGGCCATTCTGCATAATACGGCTGCCGTTCAGGCAATGATCAGCTTTGCAGCTAAATTCTTCCCATTCTTCAGTCTTGGCTTCGGCTGGCTTTCATTTGGCATTGCTGGCCTGGCATTGGGCTTGATCATTCACTTTGCTAAGGAACGGCTGGCTTCACCGGCAATCAGTGAGGACTAG
- the nrdF gene encoding class 1b ribonucleoside-diphosphate reductase subunit beta, with protein sequence MKIENFVPLKNYQAINWNEVSDMIDKATWEKLTEQFWLDTRIPVSNDMDDWRELDTDHQWVVGHVFGGLTLLDTLQSEAGLTALKENVKTQHETAVLNNIQFMESVHAKSYSTIFSTLNTPEEISEIFDWSDTEEYLQNKATRIGNLYLDPSVSPLKKKVANVFLETFLFYSGFYTPLYYLGHNKLNNVAEIIKLILRDESVHGTYIGYKFQVGMKDLTEKQQQDMKDWMYNFLYELYDNEEKYTHLLYDQVGWTDEVLTFIRYNANKALMNLGQDPLFPDTASDVNPVVMNGISTTTSNHDFFSQVGNGYRLGEVEAMHDSDYHVADPNAGKDINEKD encoded by the coding sequence ATGAAGATTGAGAATTTTGTACCGCTTAAAAACTACCAGGCGATCAATTGGAATGAAGTCTCTGATATGATCGACAAGGCTACCTGGGAAAAACTAACCGAACAGTTCTGGTTGGATACTCGGATCCCGGTTTCCAACGACATGGATGATTGGCGAGAGCTTGATACTGATCATCAGTGGGTCGTCGGTCACGTCTTTGGTGGCTTGACGCTTTTGGATACGCTGCAGTCGGAAGCTGGTTTGACGGCACTGAAGGAAAACGTTAAGACCCAGCACGAAACGGCCGTACTTAACAATATTCAATTTATGGAATCAGTCCACGCCAAGTCTTATTCCACGATTTTTTCCACGCTGAACACCCCTGAAGAAATCAGCGAGATCTTTGACTGGTCTGATACTGAAGAATATCTGCAAAACAAGGCGACGCGGATCGGTAATCTTTACTTAGATCCAAGCGTCAGTCCTTTAAAGAAAAAAGTTGCCAACGTCTTTTTGGAAACGTTCCTGTTCTACTCCGGCTTCTACACGCCACTGTACTACCTGGGTCACAATAAGCTTAACAACGTGGCAGAAATCATCAAGCTGATCCTGCGTGATGAGTCCGTTCACGGCACCTACATCGGCTATAAGTTCCAAGTCGGCATGAAGGACCTGACCGAAAAACAGCAGCAGGATATGAAAGACTGGATGTACAATTTCTTATACGAACTTTATGATAACGAAGAAAAATACACTCACCTGCTGTACGACCAAGTTGGCTGGACCGATGAAGTCTTGACGTTCATTCGCTACAACGCCAATAAAGCCTTGATGAATCTGGGACAGGATCCGCTGTTCCCAGATACGGCCAGTGATGTCAACCCTGTCGTAATGAACGGTATTTCAACGACAACCTCCAACCACGACTTCTTCAGTCAGGTCGGCAACGGCTACCGACTCGGTGAGGTTGAGGCCATGCATGACAGCGACTACCATGTTGCTGATCCTAACGCCGGCAAAGACATCAACGAAAAAGACTAG
- the nrdE gene encoding class 1b ribonucleoside-diphosphate reductase subunit alpha, protein MALSDIDLTKVKYYDLNNELNIPKDGQIQLDKDHEALADFIKENVLPNTKRFASLKERYDWLEENDYIETGFMHKYRFEFIEKLYDFLKAQDFHFHSFMAAYKFYAQYALRTNDKEYYLENYIDRVAMNALFLADGNEELAMQLADELIHQRYQPATPTFLNAGRKRRGEFVSCFEIQATDDMNSIGRTINSALQLSKIGGGVGINLSNLREAGAPIKKIKGAASGVVPVMKLLEDSFSYSNQLGQRQGAGVVYLSVFHPDIVAFLSAKKENADEKIRIKTLSLGITVPDKFYELVEANQEMYLFSPYDVERIYGVPFSYVDITNEYENMVANDAITKYKVNARDLEDEISKLQQESGYPYIVNLDTVNRANPIDGKIVMSNLCSEIAQVQRPSIVNDDQTFAKLGTDVSCNLGSTNIANMMETPDFGRSVSAMVRGLTHISDIEHLDVVPSIEHGNDMAHAIGLGAMGLHGYLAKHHIQYGSPVALEFTSVYFMLLNYWTIKASNDIARERHETFAEFEKSTYADGSYFDKYVSQDWGPKSATVKQLFEGIFIPGIKDWQELKAAVQKDGLYNAYRLAVAPNGSTSYIGDSTSSLHPIINRIEERQEKMIGKIYYPAPYLSNDTMPYYKSAYDTDMRSVIDTYAAAQEHIDQSLAMTLFMRSTIPAGMYEWKNNRTDKMTTRDLNILRHYAYQKGIKSIYYIRTFTDDQDEIGANQCESCVI, encoded by the coding sequence ATGGCACTATCAGATATCGACCTCACCAAAGTAAAATACTACGACCTCAATAATGAACTCAACATTCCTAAAGACGGTCAAATCCAGCTTGATAAGGATCACGAAGCCTTAGCTGATTTTATCAAAGAAAACGTTTTGCCCAACACCAAACGCTTTGCTTCATTAAAGGAACGCTATGACTGGCTGGAAGAAAACGATTATATCGAAACCGGCTTTATGCACAAGTACCGCTTTGAATTCATCGAAAAGCTCTACGACTTTTTAAAGGCCCAGGATTTTCATTTTCATTCATTTATGGCGGCCTACAAGTTTTACGCTCAGTATGCCCTGCGAACCAACGACAAGGAATACTACCTGGAAAACTACATTGATCGCGTTGCCATGAACGCCTTGTTTTTGGCTGACGGCAATGAGGAACTGGCCATGCAGCTGGCCGATGAATTGATTCACCAGCGCTATCAGCCAGCTACGCCAACCTTTTTAAATGCTGGTCGCAAACGGCGCGGCGAATTCGTATCCTGTTTTGAGATTCAGGCAACCGATGATATGAACTCAATCGGACGGACGATCAATTCCGCCCTGCAGCTTTCCAAGATCGGCGGTGGCGTTGGCATCAACCTTTCCAACCTCCGTGAAGCGGGCGCACCAATCAAAAAGATCAAAGGTGCCGCCAGCGGGGTCGTCCCAGTCATGAAGCTTTTGGAGGACTCTTTTTCCTACTCAAATCAGCTGGGTCAGCGGCAAGGCGCTGGCGTAGTCTATCTAAGCGTCTTTCATCCTGATATCGTAGCCTTCTTGTCTGCCAAGAAAGAAAATGCTGATGAAAAGATTCGAATCAAGACGCTTTCGCTTGGGATTACCGTTCCCGATAAATTTTACGAACTGGTTGAAGCCAATCAAGAGATGTACTTGTTCAGTCCTTATGACGTTGAGCGCATCTATGGCGTGCCATTCTCGTACGTCGACATCACCAATGAATATGAGAATATGGTCGCTAACGATGCCATTACCAAATATAAGGTCAACGCTCGCGACTTGGAAGATGAGATCTCCAAGCTGCAGCAGGAGTCCGGCTACCCATACATCGTCAATCTGGATACCGTCAACCGTGCCAATCCAATCGACGGCAAGATCGTAATGAGCAACCTTTGTTCAGAAATTGCTCAGGTTCAGCGGCCGTCAATCGTTAACGATGATCAGACGTTTGCCAAGCTGGGGACCGACGTTTCTTGCAATCTTGGCTCCACCAATATCGCCAACATGATGGAAACGCCAGACTTTGGCCGCTCAGTTAGCGCCATGGTACGGGGACTGACCCATATCAGCGACATTGAGCACCTTGACGTCGTTCCGTCAATCGAGCACGGCAACGACATGGCTCACGCGATCGGTCTCGGTGCCATGGGACTGCACGGCTACCTGGCCAAGCACCATATTCAATACGGCTCGCCAGTCGCCCTGGAATTTACCAGTGTCTACTTTATGCTGCTCAACTATTGGACGATCAAAGCCTCCAACGACATTGCCCGTGAACGTCATGAAACGTTTGCCGAGTTTGAAAAGAGCACTTATGCAGATGGCTCCTACTTCGATAAATACGTCAGTCAAGACTGGGGTCCTAAGTCGGCAACGGTCAAGCAGCTGTTTGAAGGCATCTTTATTCCTGGCATTAAGGACTGGCAGGAACTCAAAGCGGCCGTGCAAAAAGATGGTCTCTACAACGCCTATCGCTTAGCCGTTGCCCCGAATGGATCGACGTCGTACATTGGCGACTCGACTTCCAGCCTGCACCCAATCATCAATCGAATTGAGGAACGGCAAGAAAAAATGATTGGCAAGATCTACTACCCGGCACCATACCTCAGCAACGATACCATGCCATACTACAAGTCGGCTTATGATACCGACATGCGCAGCGTGATCGATACCTATGCGGCTGCTCAGGAACATATTGATCAATCACTGGCAATGACGCTGTTTATGCGTTCCACGATTCCAGCCGGGATGTACGAATGGAAAAATAATCGGACTGATAAGATGACAACGCGTGACTTAAACATCCTGCGCCATTATGCTTATCAAAAAGGCATTAAATCCATCTACTACATTCGGACGTTTACCGATGATCAAGATGAGATCGGCGCCAACCAATGCGAAAGCTGCGTTATCTAA
- the nrdH gene encoding glutaredoxin-like protein NrdH: protein MITVFSKNNCIQCKMTKMFLTQHHVDFVEHNIDEHPEYVDQLKADGFKATPVIKLPDGQSFTGFRPDMLKQLA from the coding sequence ATGATTACTGTTTTCTCTAAAAACAACTGTATTCAATGCAAGATGACCAAAATGTTTCTAACGCAGCACCACGTTGACTTTGTTGAACACAATATTGACGAGCATCCAGAATATGTTGATCAACTGAAAGCTGACGGTTTTAAGGCAACGCCAGTAATCAAGCTGCCTGACGGTCAATCCTTTACCGGCTTCCGTCCTGACATGCTGAAGCAATTGGCTTAA
- the tadA gene encoding tRNA adenosine(34) deaminase TadA yields the protein MQPEDYMEMALAEARQAELMDEVPIGAIVVYHGKVIGAGHNMRERFQNAAYHAELLAIMEACEYLGSWRLEECDLYVTLEPCMMCSGAIMNSRIRTLYYGAKNPKAGTVDSLYHLLSDSRFNHQVEIRSGVKEKECQQLLKQFFKRVRKARKAAKKAAQQKN from the coding sequence TTGCAACCGGAAGATTATATGGAAATGGCGTTGGCAGAAGCAAGACAGGCTGAATTAATGGATGAGGTACCGATTGGGGCCATCGTTGTCTATCATGGCAAGGTGATCGGTGCTGGTCATAACATGCGGGAGAGATTTCAAAATGCAGCCTATCATGCCGAACTGCTGGCCATTATGGAAGCCTGCGAGTATCTGGGAAGCTGGCGACTGGAAGAATGTGATCTGTACGTAACGCTGGAGCCGTGTATGATGTGCAGCGGTGCCATTATGAACTCACGAATTCGTACTTTATATTATGGTGCCAAAAATCCTAAAGCCGGCACGGTCGACAGCCTGTACCACCTGCTGAGCGATTCAAGATTCAATCATCAAGTTGAGATTAGATCAGGAGTCAAAGAAAAAGAATGTCAGCAGCTGCTCAAACAATTTTTTAAACGGGTTCGCAAAGCACGCAAAGCCGCTAAAAAAGCAGCTCAGCAAAAGAATTAA
- the dnaX gene encoding DNA polymerase III subunit gamma/tau codes for MSYQALYRVWRPQRFDEIVGQQVVTQTLKNAIITKQISHAYLFAGPRGTGKTSAAKIFAKAINCHHQQDGEPCNECEICRAITNGQLGDVIEIDAASNNGVEEIRDIRDKAKYAPTQADYKVYIIDEVHMLSTGAFNALLKTLEEPPANVIFILATTEPHKIPLTIISRVQRFDFRRISAQDAFERMQYILDQKHVEYENDALWVIANAAEGGMRDALSILDQVLSFSDNQVKLDDALLVTGSVTKQLLKKYFDETTSHQSAAALHTMKEILDQGKDGQRFIEDLISFIRDVLLYQESPQLVNVAGSGLKEADFQQLSQAASADELYQMIDELNEIQEEMRFTTHPDVYLEVLTVKLSQIKPQDNKTSASDPRLNQTIGQLQQEIQQLQAAIAGLRQTGSGSASRIVRRAGSNTGNKIQPKMTVKLDRVYPILEHATKQNLRGLQEIWGDLLNMLDTPQRALINTSQPVAASPQGVVVSFDSSFLLQRANSGSLAADMEAGLQRLSGNEMRVAFVPMDQWPKIRHNYLVEHGYLNNGKAGTAKKDSTAQSAPATPVKTDPLVDKAKQMFGDLVKIEDN; via the coding sequence ATGAGCTATCAGGCGCTTTACCGAGTTTGGCGGCCACAGCGATTTGACGAGATCGTTGGTCAGCAGGTGGTTACGCAGACTTTAAAAAACGCGATCATAACCAAGCAGATCAGTCATGCTTATTTGTTTGCCGGGCCAAGGGGAACTGGCAAGACCTCAGCGGCAAAAATCTTCGCTAAAGCCATTAACTGTCATCATCAGCAAGACGGCGAACCTTGCAATGAATGCGAGATCTGCCGGGCGATTACTAATGGACAGCTTGGCGACGTGATTGAAATTGATGCTGCTTCCAACAACGGGGTCGAAGAAATACGCGATATCCGCGACAAGGCCAAGTATGCGCCAACTCAAGCCGACTACAAGGTTTATATCATTGATGAAGTGCACATGCTTTCAACCGGGGCGTTCAATGCCCTTTTGAAAACCCTGGAAGAACCGCCAGCCAATGTGATTTTTATCCTGGCAACCACCGAGCCGCATAAAATTCCGCTGACTATCATCAGTCGGGTACAGCGGTTCGATTTTCGACGGATCTCAGCTCAGGATGCTTTTGAGCGCATGCAGTATATCCTGGATCAAAAGCACGTTGAATATGAAAATGACGCGCTCTGGGTAATTGCCAATGCTGCTGAGGGTGGCATGCGTGACGCACTGAGTATTTTGGATCAGGTCTTGTCGTTTAGCGATAACCAAGTCAAACTGGACGACGCGCTTTTGGTTACCGGCAGCGTCACCAAGCAGCTGCTGAAAAAATACTTTGATGAGACGACCAGTCATCAAAGTGCCGCGGCCCTGCATACAATGAAAGAGATTCTGGATCAGGGTAAGGACGGTCAGCGCTTCATCGAGGACTTGATCTCATTTATTCGCGACGTGCTGCTTTATCAAGAATCGCCACAGCTGGTCAACGTTGCGGGCTCTGGACTTAAGGAAGCCGATTTTCAGCAGTTGAGTCAGGCTGCCAGTGCCGATGAGCTGTACCAAATGATCGACGAGTTAAATGAGATTCAAGAAGAGATGCGCTTTACGACGCACCCTGACGTCTATTTGGAAGTCTTGACGGTCAAGCTTAGTCAAATCAAGCCGCAAGATAATAAAACGAGTGCGTCGGATCCCCGGCTTAATCAGACGATTGGTCAGCTGCAGCAAGAGATTCAGCAGCTGCAGGCAGCAATTGCCGGCTTAAGACAAACCGGCAGCGGCTCGGCATCCCGTATTGTCCGACGAGCAGGCAGCAATACTGGCAATAAAATTCAGCCTAAGATGACGGTCAAGCTGGATCGCGTCTACCCAATTCTGGAACACGCCACTAAGCAGAATCTGCGCGGGCTGCAGGAAATCTGGGGTGATCTGCTTAACATGCTGGATACGCCGCAGCGAGCTCTGATCAATACCTCCCAACCGGTAGCGGCCAGTCCGCAAGGCGTCGTGGTTTCATTTGACAGCAGTTTTTTGCTGCAGCGTGCCAATAGCGGCAGTCTAGCAGCAGATATGGAAGCTGGCCTGCAGCGTCTGTCTGGCAATGAGATGCGCGTGGCATTCGTGCCGATGGATCAGTGGCCAAAGATTCGCCATAACTATTTGGTAGAGCATGGCTATTTAAATAATGGCAAGGCCGGTACTGCTAAAAAAGATTCAACAGCTCAGTCAGCGCCAGCCACGCCGGTTAAAACCGATCCACTGGTTGATAAGGCCAAGCAAATGTTTGGCGATTTGGTAAAGATAGAAGATAATTAA
- a CDS encoding YbaB/EbfC family nucleoid-associated protein: protein MMRGMNMQQMMKQAKKMQQKMMEEQQNLAKEEFIGVSPDEMVKATFTGDKKLTDLQIDPQAVDPDDVDMLADLVLAAVNDGLEKVDAATQQKFGKYTKGLNI from the coding sequence ATGATGCGCGGAATGAACATGCAACAAATGATGAAGCAGGCTAAGAAGATGCAGCAAAAGATGATGGAAGAACAGCAGAATCTGGCCAAGGAAGAATTTATTGGCGTCTCGCCTGATGAAATGGTCAAGGCCACTTTTACCGGCGACAAAAAGCTGACTGACCTGCAGATTGATCCGCAAGCCGTTGATCCTGATGACGTTGACATGCTGGCCGATCTGGTTTTGGCAGCCGTTAATGATGGTCTGGAAAAAGTCGATGCCGCCACGCAGCAAAAATTCGGCAAGTACACTAAGGGCTTAAACATTTAA
- the recR gene encoding recombination mediator RecR → MQYPEPIAKLIDSYMKLPGIGEKTATRLAFYTLGMDQKDVEDFANSLLSVKKDLHYCSICGFITEDDPCPICRDKSRDRSTILVVEHSQDIMAMERMHEYHGLYHVLHGSISPSEGTGPMDINIPALLKRLQKNTEVKEIIVATNASLDGETTAQYLAKLIKPAGIRVTRLAHGLSAGANIDYTDEVTLFRAVQGRTEM, encoded by the coding sequence ATGCAGTATCCTGAGCCAATTGCCAAACTGATCGACAGCTATATGAAGCTGCCGGGAATTGGCGAAAAAACCGCGACTCGCCTTGCTTTTTATACACTGGGGATGGACCAAAAAGACGTTGAGGATTTTGCCAATTCGCTCTTAAGCGTAAAAAAAGATCTGCACTACTGCAGCATCTGTGGCTTTATTACCGAAGACGATCCTTGTCCAATCTGCCGCGATAAGTCGCGTGATCGTTCAACGATTCTGGTGGTTGAGCATTCACAAGACATTATGGCAATGGAGCGGATGCACGAATACCATGGCCTCTATCATGTCTTGCACGGCTCCATCTCACCAAGCGAAGGAACGGGGCCAATGGACATCAACATCCCGGCTTTGCTTAAGCGCCTGCAGAAAAATACCGAGGTCAAAGAAATCATTGTGGCAACCAATGCCTCATTGGATGGCGAGACCACGGCACAATATCTGGCCAAGCTGATCAAGCCGGCGGGCATCAGAGTCACCCGCTTGGCCCATGGACTGTCAGCTGGCGCCAATATCGACTATACTGATGAGGTAACCTTGTTCAGAGCAGTTCAAGGCAGGACGGAAATGTAG
- a CDS encoding YaaL family protein has protein sequence MFFKHRNPHAVEELGNQKLLELIYNVKDSWDHAKETEHAVYEGQVDNELYSRTKLQEQKYLYLYTKARRNHLHGYLNDSVIKQ, from the coding sequence ATGTTTTTTAAGCATCGCAATCCCCATGCCGTTGAAGAGCTGGGTAATCAAAAACTGTTGGAACTGATCTACAATGTCAAGGATAGTTGGGATCATGCCAAAGAAACCGAGCACGCTGTCTATGAAGGGCAGGTTGACAATGAGCTCTACAGTCGAACCAAGCTGCAGGAGCAAAAATATCTGTACCTTTATACCAAAGCGCGCCGCAATCATCTGCACGGCTATTTAAACGACAGCGTAATCAAGCAGTAG
- the tmk gene encoding dTMP kinase yields the protein MDGKFISFEGPDGAGKTSVMRQITADLQKQLGSDGVLYTREPGGNHIAEQIRDVLFDARNIDMDPRTEALLFAAARRQHLVADIMPALKSGKVILCDRYVDSSIAYQGAGRGLGEDNIWQINQFAIDGLMPELTIYLDIDSELGLKRIAQNRADQVNRLDEETLSFHRKVRSAYQKLARQNPDRIVTIDASQPLTQVISATRLAIHQRFEQLF from the coding sequence ATGGACGGTAAATTTATTTCATTTGAAGGGCCAGATGGAGCAGGTAAAACCAGCGTTATGCGCCAGATTACGGCTGACCTGCAAAAACAGCTGGGATCGGATGGCGTTTTGTATACCAGAGAGCCAGGCGGCAACCATATCGCTGAGCAGATCCGGGATGTCTTGTTTGACGCTCGCAATATCGACATGGATCCGCGCACGGAAGCACTGCTGTTTGCCGCAGCACGGCGCCAGCACCTGGTTGCCGATATCATGCCAGCGCTAAAAAGCGGCAAGGTAATTCTCTGTGATCGCTACGTTGACAGCTCAATTGCCTACCAAGGCGCTGGTCGTGGCCTGGGCGAGGATAACATCTGGCAGATCAATCAGTTTGCAATTGATGGCTTGATGCCGGAACTGACGATTTATCTGGATATTGATTCCGAACTGGGCCTTAAGCGAATCGCGCAGAATCGTGCTGATCAGGTCAACCGCCTGGATGAAGAGACACTGTCTTTTCATCGCAAGGTCAGAAGTGCCTATCAGAAGCTGGCGCGCCAAAACCCTGATCGCATCGTTACGATTGACGCCAGTCAGCCGCTGACGCAGGTGATTTCAGCAACTCGTTTGGCAATTCATCAGCGCTTTGAGCAACTGTTTTAA
- a CDS encoding cyclic-di-AMP receptor, whose product MKMIMAIVQPKDAGKLRDAFIDNNIGATKLSSTGGFLREGNTTYMVVVEDDRVDEVLEIIKHNAKSREQYMTPAAQIDNGSSAIPINVQIGGATVFILPVEKFLQF is encoded by the coding sequence ATGAAAATGATTATGGCAATCGTTCAACCAAAAGATGCCGGCAAGCTGCGGGATGCTTTTATCGACAACAATATCGGTGCGACCAAGCTGTCATCGACGGGCGGCTTCTTAAGAGAAGGCAACACCACTTATATGGTAGTCGTAGAAGATGATCGGGTTGATGAAGTATTGGAAATCATCAAGCATAATGCCAAGTCGCGTGAACAGTACATGACCCCGGCAGCCCAGATCGACAATGGTTCATCGGCCATTCCGATTAACGTTCAGATTGGGGGAGCAACGGTCTTTATCCTGCCAGTCGAAAAATTTTTACAGTTTTAA
- the holB gene encoding DNA polymerase III subunit delta': MANATQSKWQAERLQPAISQRLKKTMVQGELAHAYLFAGPSGSGKKALAQWLALRLFCEQPQAGEPDGTCSECQRILSGNHPDVVTAAPEGRQIKVDTIRRLKAEFTKSGVEGSQKLFIIEDAEKMTTSAANSLLKFIEEPLPGIYILLLTTNKSAVLPTIRSRTQIIELQPLPKKILQEMLDQAEIPVGLQSIALGLTDSTAQIKEWMEDDWLSQAVQAVVQWYKECGRADLIAFVTVQTTLLKVPGDREKQALILDLMALIWRDTLMVANGADEIDDLHFNDQLTMVKEIAQHYRLDQLLKVSELTLETRHLMDQNISFQNTAEQLSLRIINVLQR; this comes from the coding sequence ATGGCAAATGCCACGCAATCAAAATGGCAAGCTGAACGGCTGCAGCCAGCAATCAGTCAGCGTCTAAAAAAAACCATGGTTCAAGGTGAACTGGCACATGCCTATTTGTTTGCAGGCCCGTCTGGATCAGGGAAAAAAGCATTGGCGCAGTGGCTGGCCCTGCGCCTTTTTTGTGAACAGCCACAAGCTGGTGAGCCGGATGGAACCTGCAGCGAGTGTCAGCGAATTCTTTCTGGCAACCATCCCGACGTGGTTACTGCAGCTCCAGAGGGTCGGCAGATCAAGGTCGATACGATTCGGCGCTTAAAGGCAGAATTTACCAAGAGTGGCGTAGAAGGCAGTCAAAAACTGTTCATCATTGAAGATGCCGAAAAAATGACGACAAGTGCCGCCAATAGTCTGTTAAAATTTATTGAAGAGCCATTGCCTGGCATCTATATTCTGCTTTTGACGACCAATAAAAGTGCAGTTTTGCCAACGATTCGTTCGCGTACCCAGATTATTGAGCTGCAGCCGCTGCCTAAAAAGATTCTGCAGGAGATGCTGGATCAAGCTGAGATTCCCGTTGGCCTGCAGTCGATTGCGTTAGGGTTAACCGATTCAACGGCGCAGATTAAAGAATGGATGGAAGATGACTGGCTCAGTCAAGCGGTTCAAGCTGTCGTCCAGTGGTACAAGGAATGTGGCCGGGCTGATCTGATAGCCTTTGTCACGGTTCAGACAACGCTTTTGAAAGTACCTGGCGATCGTGAAAAACAAGCATTGATCCTGGATTTGATGGCTTTGATCTGGCGCGATACGCTGATGGTGGCCAATGGTGCTGACGAAATTGATGATCTGCATTTCAATGATCAATTGACGATGGTCAAAGAAATCGCGCAGCACTATCGATTGGACCAATTACTGAAAGTCAGCGAACTGACGCTTGAAACCAGGCACTTAATGGATCAGAACATTTCATTTCAAAATACGGCCGAGCAGCTTTCACTGCGCATTATCAATGTCTTGCAGCGATAG